The DNA window CCAGAAAACCCGCGGTGCCATAGGTGTCGGGCAGGATGACGCGCAGATTGCCCTCGTGCTCCTCGTGCCAGTCGGCCAGCACGTCATAGGGGGCGCGGCGCAGTTCTTCGTCGGTGTCGGCAAGCGCGGCATAGACCATGGGCAGTTCATGGGCGTTGGTGCCGATGGCCTCGATGTCGCGGCGCATCGCGATCAGGCAGTTCGAGGTGCCGGTAAAGCGTTCGCCCAGCCCTTCCATCATCGCCTGCACGCACCAGTCCTGCCACAGAAAGCTGTGCCGCCGCCGGGTGCCGAAATCCGCGATGCGCAGGTTGTCGAGCTGGCGCAGCGCCTGCACCTTTTCCCACAGACGGGTCATCGCGCGCGCATACAGCACCTGCAATTCGAACCGTCCCATGTCCTTCAGCACCGCGCGCGAGCGCAACTCCATCAGGATCGCCAGCGCGGGGATTTCCCACAGCATCACCTCGGGCCATTTGCCCTCGAAGATCAGCTCGTACTGGCCGTCGCGCTTTTCCAGCTGATAGGGCGGCAGCCGCAGCCCTTCCAGAAACTCCATGAAATCCGACCGGAACATCTGCCGGCGCCCGTAAAACGTGTTGCCGCGCAGCCAGGTGCTTTCCCCCCGGCTCAGCCGCAGGCCGCGCACATGGTCAAGCTGTTCGCGCAACTCGCCCTCATCGACCAGCTCGGCCAGGCGGATGGATCTGGTGCGGTTGATCAGGCTGAAGGTGACGGTGGTGTCGGGACGGTTGCGGAACACCGACTGGCACATCAGCAGCTTGTAGAAATCGGTGTCGATCAGCGACCGCACGATCGGGTCGATCTTCCATTTGTGGTTATAGACGCGCGTGGCGATATCGACCATCGGCGGCCCCCCTTGTTGTCAACGCATTGGTGCCCCGAAAGACTTTGCCTGCGCAAGGCCGCGCAGAACCCCTAGCGCAGGACCACCCCGGCCTCGCGCATCCGCTGTCGCGCCGCGTCCCGGCTGCGGTCCAGGTCGATGGCGCGGGTCGCGTCCTCGATCACGGTGGCGGAAAAGCCCAGCTTGAGGGCGTCCACCGCGCTCCAGGCGACGCAGAAATCATGGGCCAGCCCGACCAGTGTCAGATCCGTCAGGTCGCGTTCGCGCAGATAGCCGGCCATGCCGGTCGCCGTCTCGTGGTCGTTTTCGAAGAAGGCGGAATAGCTGTCGATCTGCGGGCGGAACCCCTTGCGGACGATCAGATCGGCCTGGTCCAGATCCAGTTCGGGGTGAAACGCGGCGCCATCGGTGCCGATCACGCAATGGCGCGGCCACAGCACCTGCGGGCCATAGGGCATCCGGGTCACGCTGAACGGCTCGGCCCCCGCATGGTTGTCGGCAAAGCTGGCATGGGTGGCGGGGTGCCAGTCCTGCGTCAGCACCACGGCATCGAAATCCGCCATCAGGGCGTTGATCTGGCCCACGATCTGGTCCCCGCCCGACACCGCCAGCGCGCCGCCGGGGCAGAAATCGTTCTGCATGTCGATCACGATCAGCGCCTTGCCCATGCCCTGTTTCCCCTGTCTTCACCGCCTTGCTGACCAGAAACCGCGATTGCCGCCCGCTTTGCAAGCCCTGCGGCCGGGTTTTCGCCGTGCAACGGCCTTGCGCCGGCCGGTGCGGCTGGATTATGCCGCGCTTATGCCGATCGTCGCTGCGCTTTACCATTTCACCCGGTTTTCGGACCCCGCCGCCCTGCGCGATCCGCTGGCGCGTCTGGCCTGCGCGCAGGGGGTGCGCGGCACGCTGCTGCTGGCGCCCGAGGGGGTCAACGGCACGATTGCGGGCACCCGGGCGGGGGTCGATGCGGTGCTGGCGCATATTCGCGGGCTGCCCGGATGCGGCGGGCTGGACTGGAAGGAAAGCACCGCCGCCGAAATGCCCTTCGGCCGGCTCTGTTGCACAAATCGGCTGCTGATCGGACTTCCCCTTTCCCCGGACAGATTTATCCTGCGACCTCTGTGATGGGCGTGCCGAGCGCGGTGAAGCCGTTGAGCACGGCGACGCGCACCTGGAACTCCGCGACCTGACGGTCGAACTCGCGTGCGGATAGGCGCTGACCCAGCAGCTTGACGCAGTGCATCTTGGTTTCTGCGCGGCTTCGGCGGTGATAGCCGCTCCATCGTCGCCAGATTGTCCGCCCGACGCGCTTCGATGTGCGCAGGATCTCGTTGCGGGCGACAGCCCCGGCTGTGTCGGGCTTCCAGGGCTTGGCGTTCTTGCGAGGCGGGATGATCGCCGCGGCACCGCGCGCGGCGATGGCGTCGTGGCACTTGCGGGTGTCGAAAGCACCATCTGCCGTGACGCTGGCGATCTCCTGGTCGGGTGGTATCTGGTCCAGAAGTTCGGGCAGCATGGGCGCGTCACCGACGTCGCTGGTGGTGAACTCGGCCGCCCGGATTTCCAGTGATTTCTCGTCGATCCCGATGTGGATCTTGCGCCAGACCCTGCGCTTCGTGCCGCCATGTTTGCGGGCGTTCCACTCGCCTTCACCCTCGACCTTGATCCCGGTGCTGTCGACCAGCAGGTGCAGCGGACCGGCCGATCCGCGGTAGGGGATGTTGACCTTCAGGGTCTTCTGGCGCCGCGACAGCGTGCTGAAGTCGGGCACCGCCCAGTCCAGGCCGATCAACCGCAGCAGGCTCTCGACGAAGCCCGTCGTCTGCCTGAGCGCCATCCCGAACAGCACTTTCATCGTGAGGCAGGTCTGGATGGCTGCGTCGCTGTAGTCCGCTTGTCGCCCGCGCTTGCCAGTCGGCGCGGCCTTCCACGTCATGGCGGGGTCGAACCAGATCGTCAGAGAGCCGCGGCGCTTGAGCGCTTGGTTATAGGCGGGCCAGTTCCTGGTCTTGTAGATCGGGGGTGTCGGTCTGCTCATGCAGTCAAGCTACCACGCTGGATTCACGAGATGAATCCCTCACGCGATTTGTGCAACAGAGCCCCTTCGGCCGCCTGAAGGTGCGGCTGAAGCGCGAGATCGTGACGATGGGCCAGCCCGATGTCGATCCGGCCGCCGCGGTCGGACATTACGTCGATCCGGCCGACTGGAACGCGCTGATCGGCGCGCCCGATGTCGCCGTGATCGACACGCGCAACGATTACGAGGTCGAGATCGGCACGTTCCGCGGCGCCGTCGATCCCGGCACCGCCAGCTTTCGCGACTTTCCCGCATGGTGGCAGCGCAACGCCCACCGCTTTGCGGGCAAACGCATCGCCATGTTCTGCACCGGCGGCATACGCTGCGAGAAATCGACCAATTACCTGCTGTCGCAGGGCGTGCGCGACGTGTTCCACCTGAAGGGCGGGATCCTGAAATATCTTGAGGATGTGCCCGCCGACGACAGCCTGTGGCAGGGCGAATGTTTCGTCTTCGATCAGCGCGTCAGCCTGACCCACGGGCTGCAACAGGGGCGGCACGGGCTGTGTCACGCCTGCCGCCGCCCGCTGGCGCCCGAGGATCGCGACCGGCCCGAATACGAGGAAGGCGCAAGCTGCCATCGCTGCGCGGGCGAATACAGCGACGCCGACCGCGCCCGGTTCCGCGAACGCCAGCGCCAGTTCGATCTGGCGGCCGCGCGCGCGGATCGGGACGGCGCGACCTAGGACGCCTCGGCCCGGTTCGAGCGGACCGAGGACCACAGCGACAGCCCGATCAGGCCGGCCCCGCCCAGCCCGGTCACGACCTCGGGGATGTGGAACAGCGATTGGGCGTACATGATCACCGACAGCGCGATGATCGCATAGAAGGCACCGTGTTCAAGATAGCGATACTGGGTCAGCGTGCCCTTTTCGACCAGCATGATGGTCATCGAACGCACATACATCGCCCCGATTCCCAGCCCGATGGCGATGACGAACAGGTTCTGGCTGAGGGCGAAGGCCCCGATCACGCCGTCAAAGCTGAAGGACGCGTCCAGAACCTCAAGATACAGGAACGCGCCCACGCCGCCCGCCGCCGCCGTCTTGCGCGCGCCCTGCGCATGGTCCAGGAACCCGCCCAGAACCTCGACCAGCAGAAATGTCAGCAGGCCCCAGATCGCGGCCGAAAAGAACACCTGCTGCGCGGCCGCATCGGGTTGCAGCCGCGCGAATCCCAGCACGGCCAGCAGCGCGATGGCGACCTCGATCCCGCGGATGGTGGCATAGCGCGCCATCTTGTCCTCGATCCAGCGGACCCAGTGCACGTCTTTCTCGTGGTCGAAGAAAAAGCTGAGACCGACCATCATCAGGAACGTCCCGCCGAAGGCCGCGATGGGCAGATGCGCGTCGTGCATGATGCGGGCGTATTCGGCAGGCCGGGCCGCCGCCAGCACCAGCGCCTGCCAGGGGCCGATCCCGGCCGCGATCACCACGATCAGCAGCGGAAACACGACCCGCATCCCGAACACCGCGATCAGGATGCCCCAGGTCAGAAAACGCCGCTGCCATTCCGGGCGCATCGACTTCAGCTTGTTGGCGTTGACGATGGCGTTGTCGAAGGACAGCGAGATTTCCAGCACCGCCAGCACCGCGCAGATGAAGAAGACCGTCAGCGTGCCGCCGACCGTGCCCGTCGTCTGCCAGCCCAGTGCCGCCCCCAGCGCCAGCCCAACTGCGGTGACGATGAACGCCCACCGGAAATAGCCCAGGATCGGGGCGGTTCCCGTTCCGGCGCGCCGGGCATCGCCCGAAGATGAAGTGCTGTCCTGCATGAATACATGTCTCGGCGGCGTGGGAACGTCGCGACGCCGACATCACGCATGCGCCGCCGCATCCGCCAGAGGGGCCCGGTCGCCGAACCGATCCGCCCGGATCGGGGCGGTCCGCGCGGATATAGCATCGCCGGGCGCGCGCGGAAAGCCCGGACCGCGCCGGTCAGTCGGTGATCAGGCGCAGGCCCAGGAAGATCGCCGCCGACAGGGTCGCGGCGGCGGGCACGGTGACGATCCACGCCGCGGCGATGGTCAGCACATGCGACCGGCGCACCAGCTTGCGCCGGCTGCGTTCCTCGGGGGCGATGCGGGGGCGGTCGGGGTCCTCGATCTGGGCCTTGCGCAGCCGTCGCGCCGTGTCCCATTCGCGAAAGAACCCGACGCCGAAGATCGCGCCGACCGCGATATGGGTGGAACTGACCGGCAGGCCCAGCCAGCTTGCCACGATCACGGTGATCGCCGCCGACAGCGCCACGCAATAGGCCCGCATCGGGTTCAGCTTGGTGATCTGGCTGCCGACCATGCGGATCAGCTTGGGCCCGAACAGGAACAGCCCGAACGAGATGCCGAAGGCGCCGATCAGCATCACCCAGATCGGAATGTCGATCTGGTCCGCGACATCGCCGCCCTGCGCCGCCTGCACGATGGCGGCCAGCGGGCCGACGGCGTTGGCCACGTCGTTGGCCCCATGCGCAAAGCTGAGCAGCGCGGCCGACACGACCAGCGGGATGCCGAACAGCACCTTCAGCGACTTGTTGCGGTTTTCCAGCCCGCGCGACTGCCGCCGGATCACCGGGATCATCACCAGCCAGACCGCGACGCCCAGCGCCGCCCCCAGCATCAGCGACATTCCCAGCGTGATGTCGAAAAGATGCTTCAGCCCCTTCAGCGCCAGATAGGCGGCAAAGGTGCCGGCCATAATCCCCACCAGCACCGGCACCCAGCGCCGCGCCGCCCGGATCTTGTCGGGCTGATAGATGATGCGCGCCTTGATGAACCACAGAAATCCTGCCGCGACCAGCCCGCCCAGCGCCGGCGACACGACCCAGCTGGCCGCGATCGAGCCCATCATCGACCAGTCCACCGACGCGAACCCGGCCGCGGCGATGCCCGCGCCCATCACCCCGCCGACCACCGAATGGGTGGTCGAGACGGGCGCGCCGATCCAGGTCGCCAGGTTGACCCACAGCGCCGATGACAGCAGCGCCGCCATCATCGCCCACAGGAAGATGTCGGGCGCGCCGATGCTTTCGGGCGCGATGATGCCCTTCGAGATGGTTGTGACCACGTCGCCGCCGGCGATCAGCGCCCCGGCGCTTTCGAAGATCGCGGCGATGACGATGGCGCCGCCCATCGTCAGCGCGTTGGCGCCCACCGCCGGACCCATGTTGTTGGCGACGTCGTTGGCGCCGATATTCAGCGCCATATAGGCGCCGAAGGCGGCGGCGATGGCCACGACCGGACCATTGCTGCTTTTGTCCAGAAACAACGTGGCGGCCAGCGCCGCCAGCAGGATGAAGATGAACGAAATCCCCGGCCCGACCAGCGGGCGACCGATATAGGCCGTTGCGACTTCCAGCGCCGAAAACCGGCTGAGATCGCGATCGAGTGTTTCCAGAT is part of the Paracoccus stylophorae genome and encodes:
- a CDS encoding inorganic phosphate transporter, whose protein sequence is MADRDLEARHLETLDRDLSRFSALEVATAYIGRPLVGPGISFIFILLAALAATLFLDKSSNGPVVAIAAAFGAYMALNIGANDVANNMGPAVGANALTMGGAIVIAAIFESAGALIAGGDVVTTISKGIIAPESIGAPDIFLWAMMAALLSSALWVNLATWIGAPVSTTHSVVGGVMGAGIAAAGFASVDWSMMGSIAASWVVSPALGGLVAAGFLWFIKARIIYQPDKIRAARRWVPVLVGIMAGTFAAYLALKGLKHLFDITLGMSLMLGAALGVAVWLVMIPVIRRQSRGLENRNKSLKVLFGIPLVVSAALLSFAHGANDVANAVGPLAAIVQAAQGGDVADQIDIPIWVMLIGAFGISFGLFLFGPKLIRMVGSQITKLNPMRAYCVALSAAITVIVASWLGLPVSSTHIAVGAIFGVGFFREWDTARRLRKAQIEDPDRPRIAPEERSRRKLVRRSHVLTIAAAWIVTVPAAATLSAAIFLGLRLITD
- the pncA gene encoding bifunctional nicotinamidase/pyrazinamidase; translated protein: MGKALIVIDMQNDFCPGGALAVSGGDQIVGQINALMADFDAVVLTQDWHPATHASFADNHAGAEPFSVTRMPYGPQVLWPRHCVIGTDGAAFHPELDLDQADLIVRKGFRPQIDSYSAFFENDHETATGMAGYLRERDLTDLTLVGLAHDFCVAWSAVDALKLGFSATVIEDATRAIDLDRSRDAARQRMREAGVVLR
- the pncB gene encoding nicotinate phosphoribosyltransferase, producing MVDIATRVYNHKWKIDPIVRSLIDTDFYKLLMCQSVFRNRPDTTVTFSLINRTRSIRLAELVDEGELREQLDHVRGLRLSRGESTWLRGNTFYGRRQMFRSDFMEFLEGLRLPPYQLEKRDGQYELIFEGKWPEVMLWEIPALAILMELRSRAVLKDMGRFELQVLYARAMTRLWEKVQALRQLDNLRIADFGTRRRHSFLWQDWCVQAMMEGLGERFTGTSNCLIAMRRDIEAIGTNAHELPMVYAALADTDEELRRAPYDVLADWHEEHEGNLRVILPDTYGTAGFLEHAPDWLAGWTGIRIDSGDPVEGAEAAIRWWRERGEDPRRKLIIFSDGLDVEKIVDLHHRFHDRVKVSFGWGTLLTNDFRGLVAGDGLAPFSLVCKAVAANGRPTVKLSDNPAKATGPADEIARYRRIFEATEQQAIPVLV
- a CDS encoding IS5 family transposase, with the protein product MSRPTPPIYKTRNWPAYNQALKRRGSLTIWFDPAMTWKAAPTGKRGRQADYSDAAIQTCLTMKVLFGMALRQTTGFVESLLRLIGLDWAVPDFSTLSRRQKTLKVNIPYRGSAGPLHLLVDSTGIKVEGEGEWNARKHGGTKRRVWRKIHIGIDEKSLEIRAAEFTTSDVGDAPMLPELLDQIPPDQEIASVTADGAFDTRKCHDAIAARGAAAIIPPRKNAKPWKPDTAGAVARNEILRTSKRVGRTIWRRWSGYHRRSRAETKMHCVKLLGQRLSAREFDRQVAEFQVRVAVLNGFTALGTPITEVAG
- a CDS encoding DUF475 domain-containing protein yields the protein MQDSTSSSGDARRAGTGTAPILGYFRWAFIVTAVGLALGAALGWQTTGTVGGTLTVFFICAVLAVLEISLSFDNAIVNANKLKSMRPEWQRRFLTWGILIAVFGMRVVFPLLIVVIAAGIGPWQALVLAAARPAEYARIMHDAHLPIAAFGGTFLMMVGLSFFFDHEKDVHWVRWIEDKMARYATIRGIEVAIALLAVLGFARLQPDAAAQQVFFSAAIWGLLTFLLVEVLGGFLDHAQGARKTAAAGGVGAFLYLEVLDASFSFDGVIGAFALSQNLFVIAIGLGIGAMYVRSMTIMLVEKGTLTQYRYLEHGAFYAIIALSVIMYAQSLFHIPEVVTGLGGAGLIGLSLWSSVRSNRAEAS